The following coding sequences are from one Neurospora crassa OR74A linkage group I, whole genome shotgun sequence window:
- a CDS encoding glycogen debranching enzyme translates to MIPRTMVSNEVYLLPLKDDGSPDVPGEYIYIAPKSKDPVTIRFAIEGTSSICSHGSLWVNIPEHGEQFQRNKFREFKLVPDFNRTLEISIPIYEAGAYAFYTTYAELPDLASNLVNADGTVTKATQKKTPLYYIDVAPRLSLDGQPLPLPALSIFSIISKFMGKYPTDWERHLRGISDRGYNMIHFTPLQVRGASNSPYSLYDQLGWDPACFPAGEPDVQKMVESLEKNHSLLSLTDIVLNHTAHNSEWLLEHPEAGYNLTTAPWLESAYLLDTKLLELGTRLEELGLPTELKDVDDLVKIMDAIKKEVIAEIRLWEYYTLDVERDADAAVKSWAANDIDFPQASVGAGGIDSLHSATPKEQADFLIQHGLQNMDYLGERFRRRANPKVAAALLSAIFGRYEGETKNTADQAAARTKIVEILEIVNVPFYKEYDDEVAEILQQLFNRIKYVRLDDHGPKLGPINAENPLIETYFTRLPVNEKTKKHKKEDLVLANNGWVWGGNALVDNAGPDSRVYLRREVIVWGDCTKLRYGSGPEDSPWLWEHMTKYARMLAKYFAGFRIDNCHSTPLHVAEHILDEARRVRPDLYVVAELFTGSEEMDYVFVKRLGISALIREAMQAWSTGELSRLVHRHGGRPIGSFEVDEVSSNEGRSSSISGTNGDGVYTREVIRRIRPVPVQALFMDCTHDNEVPAQKRDARDTLPNAALVAMCASATGSVMGYDEIYPKLVDLVGETRLYTSEASKAPVKTGEGKDGIAGVKKLLNQIHTLMGMDGYDETHIHHEDEYVTVHRVHQESRKGYFLIAHTAFPGYGNGNGAFNPVHLTGTKARHLGSWMLEVDASKEAVEEVLSDKKHLRGLPSRLVGLPGVRMEVKGQDTIITVREKFPPGSIALFETWIPAAEHSSGLDNFVTSGAKAAMDELDLVDLNFLLYKCEPEERDASEGQDGTYDIPGHGKIVYAGLQGWWSILKDVIKDNNLAHPLCQHLRDGQWALDYIVGRLERASKKDDFRRLAKPAQWLKERFDAIRPIPSFLLPRYFGLVLRTAYNAAFERGISLMNNNVIKGQWFLQSLAMVSVQMTGLVKSASLYPNRLVPSLAAGLPHFAVEWARCWGRDVFISLRGLYLGTGRYAEAREHIHAFASVLKHGMIPNLLGSGNNPRYNSRDSVWFFLQCIQDYTRLVPDGLSILDDKVKRRFLPYDDTYFDVDDERAYSKESTIAEIIQEVFQRHAEGMKYREANAGPNLDMQMSDAGFNQEIKVDWSNGFIFGGNQANCGTWMDKMGESERAGSKGVPGTPRDGAAVEITGMLYSNLKWAASLNEAGKFKHSSVRKADGTEITLKDWAALIKDNFERCYFVPISPDEDSKYDVNPAIINRRGIYKDLYRSGKEYEDYQLRCNFPIAMTCAADLFVPEHAMHALWVADAALRGPTGMATLDPSDMNYRPYYNNSEDSDDFATSKGRNYHQGPEWLWPTGFFLRALLKFDLMRRGRDDAEGRTEAFQQVTRRLIGCKEMIQRSPWAGLTELTNKNGEECHDSSPTQAWSAGCLIDLYMDAAEEQAKLEKHSLPLR, encoded by the exons ATGATCCCCAGAACCATGGTTTCCAACGAAGTTTACCTATTGCCGCTGAAGGACGATGGCTCGCCTGACGTGCCTGGCGAGTACATTTACATTGCGCCAAAGTCGAAGGATCCAGTAACCATTCGCTTTGCCATCGAGGGCACTTCCAGCATCTGCAGCCATGGCAGCTTGTGGGTGAACATCCCTGAGCACGGCGAGCAGTTCCAGCGGAACAAGTTCCGCGAGTTCAA GCTCGTCCCTGACTTCAACCGCACACTCGAGATTTCGATCCCGATTTACGAGGCTGGCGCGTACGCCTTCTACACCACATATGCCGAGCTCCCTGATTTGGCCAGCAACCTGGTCAACGCCGACGGCACCGTGACCAAGGCTACTCAGAAAAAGACACCGTTGTACTATATCGATGTCGCACCCCGGCTCTCGCTGGACGGGCAGCCGCTGCCACTTCCGGcgctctccatcttctccatcatcagCAAGTTCATGGGCAAGTATCCAACAGACTGGGAGCGCCATCTTCGGGGAATCAGCGACCGAGGTTACAACATGATCCACTTCACACCGTTGCAGGTACGAGGTGCATCAAATTCGCCATACAGCTTGTATGATCAATTGGGCTGGGACCCAGCTTGCTTCCCCGCAGGCGAGCCGGATGTCCAGAAGATGGTGGAAAGTCTGGAGAAGAACCACTCCCTGCTCAGCTTGACGGACATTGTCCTCAATCACACTGCACACAACAGCGAGTGGCTCTTGGAGCATCCCGAGGCCGGATACAACTTGACGACTGCGCCATGGCTCGAGTCCGCTTACCTGCTCGACACCAAGCTGCTCGAGCTGGGCACCAGGTTGGAGGAGCTTGGCCTTCCCACCGAGCTCAAGGACGTCGATGATCTGGTCAAGATTATGGATGCCATCAAGAAAGAGGTAATTGCCGAGATTCGTCTCTGGGAGTACTATACTCTTGATGTGGAGCGCGATGCCGATGCCGCGGTTAAGTCCTGGGCTGCCAACGACATTGACTTCCCACAGGCCTCCGTTGGAGCTGGAGGTATCGACTCTCTACACTCCGCTACCCCTAAGGAGCAGGCAGATTTCTTGATCCAGCATGGTCTGCAGAACATGGATTATCTTGGTGAGCGCTTCAGGCGGAGGGCTAACCCCAAGGTGGCTGCCGCTCTTTTGTCTGCTATCTTCGGCCGGTACGAAGGAGAGACAAAGAATACTGCCGATCAGGCTGCAGCCAGAACCAAGATTGTCGAGATTCTGGAGATCGTCAACGTTCCATTCTACAAGGAATATGATGACGAAGTTGCCGAGATCCTGCAGCAGCTGTTCAATCGCATCAAGTATGTCCGGCTCGATGACCACGGCCCGAAGCTCGGGCCCATCAACGCCGAGAATCCTCTGATCGAGACGTACTTCACTCGTCTTCCCGTCAacgagaagacgaagaagcaCAAGAAGGAAGACCTGGTTCTCGCAAACAACGGATGGGTATGGGGCGGAAACGCGCTGGTCGACAATGCCGGTCCCGATTCTCGTGTCTACCTTCGCCGAGAAGTCATTGTCTGGGGAGACTGCACAAAGCTCCGCTACGGAAGCGGTCCTGAAGACAGCCCATGGCTTTGGGAGCACATGACCAAGTACGCCCGCATGCTGGCCAAATACTTTGCCGGCTTCCGTATTGACAACTGCCATTCCACGCCTCTTCATGTCGCTGAGCACATTTTGGATGAGGCTCGTCGTGTTCGCCCCGATCTCTATGTCGTTGCGGAGCTTTTCACCGGCTCCGAAGAGATGGATTACGTCTTTGTCAAGCGTCTGGGTATCAGCGCACTCATTCGTGAGGCCATGCAAGCATGGAGCACTGGCGAGCTCAGTCGCCTGGTTCATCGTCACGGAGGTCGACCTATTGGCAGCTTTGAAGTTGACGAGGTATCAAGCAACGAGGGCCGCTCGTCGTCCATCAGCGGCACGAATGGGGATGGCGTCTACACACGCGAGGTCATCCGCCGTATCAGGCCGGTTCCCGTACAGGCACTATTCATGGACTGCACTCATGACAATGAGGTTCCTGCTCAGAAGCGCGATGCGCGTGACACGCTTCCAAACGCAGCCCTGGTTGCCATGTGCGCTAGCGCTACCGGCAGCGTGATGGGATACGACGAGATCTATCCTAAGCTTGTTGACTTGGTTGGCGAAACCCGCCTTTACACGTCCGAAGCTTCCAAAGCTCCTGTTAAAACGGGAGAGGGCAAGGATGGAATTGCTGGTGTGAAGAAGCTTCTCAACCAGATCCACACCTTGATGGGTATGGATGGCTATGATGAGACGCACATTCACCATGAGGACGAGTACGTCACTGTCCACAGAGTCCATCAGGAGTCAAGAAAGGGCTACTTCCTCATCGCACACACTGCGTTCCCCGGTTATGGAAACGGCAATGGCGCTTTCAACCCTGTCCACCTGACCGGTACAAAGGCTCGCCATCTCGGTAGCTGGATGCTCGAGGTTGATGCCAGCAAGGAAGCTGTTGAGGAGGTCCTGAGCGACAAGAAGCATCTTCGTGGTCTTCCCAGCCGTCTAGTAGGTTTGCCAGGCGTGCGGATGGAAGTCAAGGGCCAGGATACCATTATCACCGTCCGCGAGAAGTTCCCTCCTGGAAGTATTGCTCTCTTTGAGACTTGGATCCCGGCGGCAGAACACTCGAGTGGTTTGGACAACTTTGTCACCTCTGGCGCAAAGGCAGCAATGGATGAGCTTGATCTTGTCGATCTCAACTTCCTTCTGTACAAGTGCGAGCCTGAGGAGCGTGATGCTAGCGAAGGCCAGGATGGAACCTACGACATCCCTGGCCACGGCAAGATTGTGTACGCTGGATTGCAGGGTTGGTGGAGCATTCTGAAGGATGTCATCAAGGACAACAATCTCGCCCATCCTCTATGCCAGCATCTCCGAGACGGCCAGTGGGCTCTTGACTACATTGTTGGGAGACTTGAGCGTGCCTCGAAGAAAGACGACTTTCGCCGGCTGGCGAAGCCTGCTCAATGGTTGAAGGAGCGCTTTGATGCTATTCGTCCCATCCCAAGCTTCTTACTTCCTAGATACTTCGGTCTTGTGCTTCGCACAGCCTATAACGCGGCCTTTGAACGCGGTATCTCCCTTATGAACAACAATGTCATAAAGGGGCAATGGTTCCTGCAGAGTTTGGCCATGGTTAGCGTTCAGATGACTGGTCTGGTAAAATCAGCGTCATTGTATCCTAACCGGCTCGTGCCGTCGCTTGCTGCGGGTCTTCCTCACTTCGCTGTTGAGTGGGCTCGCTGCTGGGGTCGCGATGTGTTCATTTCTCTCCGCGGCTTGTACCTCGGTACTGGTCGTTACGCAGAAGCCAGAGAGCACATCCACGCCTTTGCCAGTGTGCTCAAGCATGGCATGATCCCTAATCTTCTAGGAAGCGGCAATAACCCCAGATACAACTCTAGAGATTCTGTCTGGTTCTTCCTGCAGTGCATCCAGGACTACACCCGTCTGGTTCCTGATGGCTTGTCGATCCTAGACGACAAGGTCAAGCGCCGTTTCCTCCCTTACGATGACACGTACTTTGACGTCGACGATGAGCGTGCGTACAGCAAGGAAAGCACCATCGCCGAGATCATCCAGGAAGTTTTCCAGCGCCATGCCGAGGGCATGAAGTACCGTGAGGCCAACGCCGGCCCCAACTTGGATATGCAGATGAGCGATGCCGGTTTCAACCAGGAGATCAAGGTTGACTGGAGCAACGGTTTCATCTTCGGCGGTAATCAAGCCAACTGCGGTACCTGGATGGACAAGATGGGCGAGAGCGAGCGTGCTGGTTCCAAGGGTGTTCCAGGAACTCCCAGAGACGGTGCCGCCGTTGAGATCACAGGTATGCTGTACAGCAACCTGAAGTGGGCAGCTTCTCTCAACGAAGCCGGCAAATTCAAGCACTCTAGTGTTCGCAAGGCCGATGGTACCGAAATCACTCTCAAGGACTGGGCTGCTCTCATCAAGGACAACTTTGAGCGTTGCTACTTTGTCCCCATCTCCCCCGACGAGGACTCCAAGTACGATGTCAACCCGGCGATCATCAACCGTCGTGGCATCTACAAGGATCTCTACCGTTCCGGTAAGGAGTATGAAGACTACCAGCTCCGCTGCAACTTCCCCATTGCCATGACATGCGCCGCCGACCTCTTTGTTCCGGAGCACGCTATGCATGCTCTCTGGGTTGCCGACGCCGCTCTCCGTGGTCCCACTGGTATGGCTACGCTCGACCCCAGCGACATGAACTACAGACCGtactacaacaacagcgaGGACAGCGACGACTTTGCCACCAGCAAGGGTCGCAACTACCACCAGGGTCCTGAGTGGCTGTGGCCGACTGGTTTCTTCCTCCGGGCGCTGCTCAAGTTTGACTTGATGCGCCGCGGCCGTGACGATGCCGAGGGCCGCACTGAGGCGTTCCAGCAGGTCACCAGGCGACTTATAGGATGCAAGGAGATGATTCAGCGGAGCCCATGGGCTGGACTTACGGAGTTGACGAACAAGAATGGAGAGGAGTGTCATGATTCG TCTCCTACCCAAGCGTGGTCCGCCGGTTGCTTGATCGACCTCTACATGGACGCTGCTGAGGAACAAGCCAAGCTTGAGAAGCACTCGCTTCCCTTGAGATAG